Proteins encoded in a region of the Lepeophtheirus salmonis chromosome 6, UVic_Lsal_1.4, whole genome shotgun sequence genome:
- the LOC121120986 gene encoding uncharacterized protein isoform X1 — MFDITPETISIELQDETIEKNHSGIPQSPLSVNPSSMKSVRFSDIELFDKDIMVQSNSNHIAQYDDDGAINMKFDFTKSKYDRFISMISSVLPLSKNPEIEIEDTLSLEDLTSYLHPGAQEYINEDLAGINRSILEKTPRWYILPDKTSTPDKIFTGVLIISTAIAIIILFVYQNFGPGLLKRTH, encoded by the exons ATGTTTGATATAACACCAGAAACAATATCCATTGAGCTTCAAGATGAAACGATTGAAAAA AATCACAGTGGTATTCCACAGTCTCCACTCAGTGTGAATCCATCCAGTATGaa gagCGTTCGCTTTAGTGATATTGAGCTGTTTGACAAGGATATTATGGTTCAAAGTAACAGTAATCACATAGCACAGTATGACGATGACGGTgctataaatatgaaatttgattttacaa AGTCGAAATATGACCGTTTTATCTCAATGATATCCTCCGTTCTCCCACTATCGAAGAACCCAGAGATTGAAATCGAGGATACCTTATCTCTAGAAGACTTAACATCCTATCTTCATCCTGGAGCACAGGAATACATCAATGAAGACCTCGCAGGGATTAATCGTTCCATATTGGAGAAAACCCCGCGATGGTACATTCTTCCGGACAAAACCTCCACACCAGACAAAATATTCACTGGAGTTCTTATCATATCAACGGCTATCGCGATTATTATTCTTTTCGTATATCAGAATTTTGGACCAGGACTGCTCAAAAGGACTCACTAA
- the LOC121120986 gene encoding uncharacterized protein isoform X2 has translation MRQWKFFDHVQVSFSRHNHSGIPQSPLSVNPSSMKSVRFSDIELFDKDIMVQSNSNHIAQYDDDGAINMKFDFTKSKYDRFISMISSVLPLSKNPEIEIEDTLSLEDLTSYLHPGAQEYINEDLAGINRSILEKTPRWYILPDKTSTPDKIFTGVLIISTAIAIIILFVYQNFGPGLLKRTH, from the exons ATGCGccaatggaaattttttgatcacgtgcaagtgtcattttctcgacat AATCACAGTGGTATTCCACAGTCTCCACTCAGTGTGAATCCATCCAGTATGaa gagCGTTCGCTTTAGTGATATTGAGCTGTTTGACAAGGATATTATGGTTCAAAGTAACAGTAATCACATAGCACAGTATGACGATGACGGTgctataaatatgaaatttgattttacaa AGTCGAAATATGACCGTTTTATCTCAATGATATCCTCCGTTCTCCCACTATCGAAGAACCCAGAGATTGAAATCGAGGATACCTTATCTCTAGAAGACTTAACATCCTATCTTCATCCTGGAGCACAGGAATACATCAATGAAGACCTCGCAGGGATTAATCGTTCCATATTGGAGAAAACCCCGCGATGGTACATTCTTCCGGACAAAACCTCCACACCAGACAAAATATTCACTGGAGTTCTTATCATATCAACGGCTATCGCGATTATTATTCTTTTCGTATATCAGAATTTTGGACCAGGACTGCTCAAAAGGACTCACTAA